AGCGGGGCGCGCATGCATTCGCTGACGCGAGCCAGCATAAAACCCGCCATCGTCACGCCGCCTTCGGCGCGCTTTTCGGTCAGCAGGCGTGCTTTATGGGCCAACGATTGGCGGAAGAACTGGCTGAATTCGGGGTACTCCTTACACAACGTCTTGAATAACGCTTTGGGCATCAGGTAGCACAGGCATTCCTGCTCTGCTTGAAAACGGTAGCGGCTTTTACCGTTCAATATACTGATCGCGCCAAATAAATCGCCTGCGGTGTAGTGCCCGATACGCGACATGGACGACGGCAAGGTGGGGTCCAATTCAGCGACCTCCCCCTTGTGGATCACATAGACGTACTCGCCAGCTTGGCCTGTCTCGACAATAATATCGTGGCGCTCAAAATAGGCGAGGTCCATGCCACGACGCACGTGCTCCTTCCCCTCGTCATCCAGCAGTGAAAACGGGGGCTGGGAAAGGTCTACATCTACCATGGGCATGACCTCGTTAGAATAATGCGGAGTCAAGAAACCTGGCGGTCTCAATTACATCTCACAGCCACTCTTCTCAACCACTCTTTTCAACCAGTCTTCTCAACCACTCTCTCAACTACTACTTTGGGTTATTGCGCTAATGTCTAATACGCTTTATTTGCGTTGGCATAATGTCACTGACAAAACGAATCACCGCTTTTAGACTTATTAAAAAGAGGGCTTACCATCTTCTGAACATAGCAAACATCGTCCTATATCCCCCACCTAGACCATCGTCCCATGCTGCTAATAAAACTTTGCATGATGGCGTTAAAAACCCACAAAAAGGCTCATTTTCAACTGATTGGATACCTTTTGCTCACCACCAAAGTTTATTGATACCAAAGTCTGGGATTTATTTTTTGCATTTATTGCCCACTATTGTCAGTGAGTCATGCAGGGTAATCGCACGTCGTTGCACCACTCAAAGTCTACCTTAGCCAAGTGACGTGTTAACGAACAGCTGATTCATGGCATCACAAAAAGCGAGTGGATCTAAAACGTGCGATTGGCCTGGTGGGTCAACCGCTATTCCGAGTGAACTTTCCAACCTAAAAAACACTAGTGGAGAGCAACACAATGGCAGACGACAAATCCAATGCTGCTGAATACTGGAAAGCCAACGTCCGTACCATTATTGGATGTTTGGCGGTCTGGGCATTCGTATCATACGGCTGCGCTATTCTCTTTCGCCCGCTGCTGGCCTCAATCCCTGTCGGTGGTACCGATCTGGGCTTCTGGTTTGCTCAGCAAGGGTCAATTCTCACCTTCATCGTCTTGATCTTTTTCTATGCCTGGAAAATGAACAAGCTCGACGAAAAATTTGGCCTAGGGGAGTAAGCCGGTATGAGCCAATTTGCAATCAACCTGCTCTTCGTAGGTGCCTCCTTTGCCTTGTATATAGGCATTGCCATCTGGGCACGCGCAGGGTCGACAAAAGACTTCTATGTCGCTGGGGGCGGCGTCCACCCGGTCACCAACGGGATGGCAACCGCCGCGGACTGGATGTCAGCGGCATCCTTTATTTCAATGGCTGGCCTTTTGGCCTCTGGTGGTTACGCCAACTCTACCTTCCTGATGGGCTGGACCGGCGGCTACGTTATTCTCGCCATGCTGCTTGCCCCTTACCTGCGTAAGTTCGGCAAGTTCACGGTGCCCGACTTCATCGGCGACCGGTTCTACAGCAACACGGCGCGTCTGGTGGCGGTTATCTGTTTGATCGTGGCCTCGGTGACTTACGTTATCGGTCAGATGACCGGGGCAGGCGTGGCCTTCTCACGCTTTCTGGAAGTTCCCAATACCGCTGGCATCTGGATCGCCGCGGCGATTGTCTTCCTGTATGCCGTTTTCGGCGGCATGAAGGGCATCACCTATACTCAGGTGGCGCAATACGTCGTCCTGATCATTGCCTATACCATCCCGGCGGTATTCATTGCCATGCAGTTGACCGGCAACCCCATCCCGATGTTTGGCATGTTCAGCACGCATACCGAATCGGGTCTTCCGCTGCTGGAGAAACTCGATGACGTCGTGAACGCACTGGGCTTCCGAGACTACACGGCTGATGTCGACAACAAGCTCAACATGGTGTTGTTTACCCTGTCGCTGATGGTCGGTACTGCGGGTCTGCCCCACGTCATCATTCGCTTTTTCACCGTACCCAAAGTCGCTGACGCACGCTGGTCGGCAGGCTGGGCGCTGGTGTTCATCGCGCTACTTTACCTCACCGCACCAGCGGTTGGCTCCATGGCGCGCTTAAACCTCGCCACAACGGTCTACCCAGAAATGGCGGGGCAAGTAGAAGATTATGACGCTGCTGCGGAACAGGCACTTGTCTACGAAGATCGCCCTAACTGGATCCGCACTTGGGAAGAAACCGGCCTCATCAACTTTGATGACAAGAACAACGATGGTCGCATTCAGGTCTACAACGATAGCAATGAGGAATACGCCGAGGTTGCTGAGTCGCGTGGCTGGGAAGGTAGTGAGCTGACCGTCAATAACGACATTCTGGTACTCGCAAACCCCGAAATTGCCAATCTGCCCGGCTGGGTCATTGGCTTGATTGCAGCAGGTGGTATCGCGGCGGCGCTATCGACGGCAGCCGGTCTTCTGCTCGCGATCTCGTCGGCCATCAGCCACGATTTGATCAAGACCATGATCAACCCCAAAATCACCGAGAAAGGTGAGATGTTGGCAGCGCGGATCTCTATGGCGGGCGCCATTCTGGTCGCAACGTATCTTGGCCTTAACCCACCCGGGTTTGCCGCGCAAACGGTGGCCTTGGCCTTCGGTATCGCGGGTGCCTCGCTGTTCCCCGCGCTGATGATGGGCATCTTCTCCAAGAAGATGAACAACTCAGGCGCCGTTGCCGGTATGCTGGCTGGCCTGGGCTGCACCCTGCTGTACATCTTCACCTACCTGGGCTGGCTGTTCATCCCGGACACCAACATGCTGGCCAACACGCCAGATAACTGGTTGTTCGGTATCTCGCCGCTGTCCTTCGGTGCGGTCGGTGCAATGATCAACTTCGCCGTGGCCTTCCTGGTCTGCAAGGTGACCAACGAGCCGCCGCAGGAGATTCAGGACCTGGTCGAAAGCGTTCGCTACCCGAAAGGCGCTGGCGTTGCCGTTGATCATTAAGCCATAATTATTCCCTTACCTGCTGACACCAAGTGTCGCAGACTGTGGAATCGACCCGCCATCGGGCTTCCTCCGGGAGGCCCGATGGCTTTTTAGAAGGACGTATTATGATTTGGCATCTGATTGCCGCGGTATTTGCAGGCTTGGCAGCGGCAGGGGTTGGCTTATTACTGCGCACGCTCAGCGGTAAGCGATTACCCAAATGGATTGTGCCCGTTTGTGG
This window of the Halomonas sp. SH5A2 genome carries:
- a CDS encoding DUF4212 domain-containing protein, translating into MADDKSNAAEYWKANVRTIIGCLAVWAFVSYGCAILFRPLLASIPVGGTDLGFWFAQQGSILTFIVLIFFYAWKMNKLDEKFGLGE
- a CDS encoding sodium:solute symporter family protein, producing MSQFAINLLFVGASFALYIGIAIWARAGSTKDFYVAGGGVHPVTNGMATAADWMSAASFISMAGLLASGGYANSTFLMGWTGGYVILAMLLAPYLRKFGKFTVPDFIGDRFYSNTARLVAVICLIVASVTYVIGQMTGAGVAFSRFLEVPNTAGIWIAAAIVFLYAVFGGMKGITYTQVAQYVVLIIAYTIPAVFIAMQLTGNPIPMFGMFSTHTESGLPLLEKLDDVVNALGFRDYTADVDNKLNMVLFTLSLMVGTAGLPHVIIRFFTVPKVADARWSAGWALVFIALLYLTAPAVGSMARLNLATTVYPEMAGQVEDYDAAAEQALVYEDRPNWIRTWEETGLINFDDKNNDGRIQVYNDSNEEYAEVAESRGWEGSELTVNNDILVLANPEIANLPGWVIGLIAAGGIAAALSTAAGLLLAISSAISHDLIKTMINPKITEKGEMLAARISMAGAILVATYLGLNPPGFAAQTVALAFGIAGASLFPALMMGIFSKKMNNSGAVAGMLAGLGCTLLYIFTYLGWLFIPDTNMLANTPDNWLFGISPLSFGAVGAMINFAVAFLVCKVTNEPPQEIQDLVESVRYPKGAGVAVDH